Proteins from one Pagrus major chromosome 1, Pma_NU_1.0 genomic window:
- the LOC141005320 gene encoding QRFP-like peptide receptor, whose amino-acid sequence MDLSQDQLSDWSSVQPSFSPLLQNDGSQERLNHTYSFHSSIMLPTTLSSPTASLHQPLPSLLPSSLISSPLFSTASTSSFRQASTFDSQPSSSTFPLTLSTFSPNDLADLESMLLWTLHEPSTIALTIMYCLSFILGFVGNLMSLRVLTSRRSRRLAGVSATRSLLVNLAVCDLAVVCVCMPITLGNEIYQAWVYGDLLCRAVPFTQAISVSASVLTLTVISVNRYYSVRSPLRARSMFTRRRILATVAVVWTVSSIMCAPIAVMNRRREISFGTFAILVCQEAWPQHRLKQGYNVLLFVMLYCLPVTFNLTIGFLTGRRLWGGRKSTFADLDPRSQALHVSRLKTRQKIAKMVVCLVLLFAVSWLPLYLADLWIDCDERPPSWLLQTRPFAQWLGLTNSSLNPICYCFIGDLYRSAKVIRTRYYQKVAALFGTSSFSSSAAVASPVSVITDTKVTSADRNHIAVAAVAASASIVTIPRLLSLARGQGLGQKAAVSEAKVVSRINCCDIELLITLVLAVKA is encoded by the exons ATGGATCTGTCCCAGGACCAGCTGTCGGACTGGAGCTCAGTCCAGCCCAGCTTCTCTCCACTGCTGCAGAACGATGGCTCTCAGGAAAGACTCAACCACACCTACAGCTTTCACAGCTCCATAATGCTGCCGACCACTCTCAGCTCACCCACGGCCTCCCTCCATCAGCCTCTGCCCTCTCTGCTGCCCTCCTCCCTCATCTCCTCGCCTTTATTCTCCACCGCCTCGACCTCGTCATTTCGACAAGCATCTACTTTTGACtcccagccctcctcctccacctttccttTGACCCTGTCCACCTTCTCGCCCAATGACCTGGCAGACCTGGAGAGCATGCTGCTTTGGACTCTGCACGAGCCCAGCACGATCGCTCTGACCATCATGTACTGTTTATCTTTCATTTTGGGATTTGTTGGGAATTTGATGTCCCTGCGCGTCCTGACTAGCAGGCGCAGCCGCCGGCTAGCTGGCGTCAGCGCCACGCGCAGCCTCCTGGTGAACCTGGCCGTGTGTGACCtggctgtggtgtgtgtgtgcatgcccaTCACCCTGGGAAACGAGATCTACCAGGCCTGGGTCTACGGTGATCTCCTGTGCCGAGCCGTGCCCTTCACACAGGCCATTTCAGTCTCAGCCAGTGTGTTAACGCTGACGGTGATCAGTGTGAATCGCTACTACAGTGTTCGCTCACCACTGCGAGCTCGCTCCATGTTTACCCGTCGTCGGATCTTGGCGACCGTCGCTGTGGTGTGGACGGTGTCTTCGATCATGTGCGCTCCTATTGCAGTGATGAACCGGCGACGGGAGATCAGCTTTGGGACATTTGCCATCTTGGTCTGTCAGGAGGCATGGCCACAGCATCGACTTAAACAGGG ATACAATGTGCTGCTCTTTGTGATGCTCTACTGCCTGCCAGTGACCTTTAACCTCACCATAGGCTTCCTAACCGGCAGGCGGCTTTGGGGAGGGAGGAAATCCACATTCGCTGACCTCGATCCTCGCAGCCAAGCGCTGCACGTTTCGCGCCTCAAGACGCGCCAGAAGATCGCCAAGATGGTGGTGTGCCTGGTGCTGCTGTTCGCAGTGTCCTGGCTGCCGCTCTACTTGGCTGACCTTTGGATCGACTGCGATGAAAGGCCACCATCTTGGCTCCTGCAGACACGGCCATTCGCCCAGTGGCTGGGTCTGACAAACTCCAGCCTTAACCCTATCTGCTACTGCTTCATAGGGGATCTGTACCGCTCAGCGAAGGTGATACGGACGCGATACTACCAGAAAGTTGCCGCTCTCTTCGGCACCTCCTCATTCTCCAGCTCGGCTGCAGTGGCGTCTCCTGTTTCAGTGATTACAGACACCAAAGTAACTTCTGCCGACCGCAACCAtattgctgttgctgctgtggcAGCGTCTGCGTCTATTGTTACAATCCCAAGGCTGTTGAGCTTGGCTAGAGGCCAGGGACTGGGGCAGAAG GCTGCTGTGTCCGAGGCAAAGGTGGTGAGCCGCATCAACTGCTGTGACATCGAGCTGCTAATCACACTTGTCCTTGCAGTGAAA GCTTGA